The stretch of DNA TGACCGGGCGGCGCTTGCGCGCCCGCAGCGCCCGCACCGCGTCCTCGCGCTCGGCGTCGCAGAGGAGCTGGAAGCCGCCGACCCCCATGAGCGCGACGATCGCGCCCCGCCGCAGCGCGGTCACCGCGGCCCCGAGCGCGTCGTCCGCCACGCGGCGCCCCGCTCGATCGAGGAGCGCGAGCTGCGGCCCGCAGGCCGGGCAGGCGAGCGGCTGCGCGTGGTGGCGGCGATCGCCCAGATCGTCGTACTCGCGCCGGCAATCGGCGCAGAGGGGGAAGCGCGCCATCGTCGTGCGCTCGCGGTCGTAGGGCAGAGCGTGCACGATCGAGTGGCGCGGCCCGCAGCTCGCGCAGCTGGTGAACGGATAGCCGTGACGCCGCGCGTCCGGATCGCGCAGCTCCGTCAGGCACGCGTCACAGGGCGCCAGATCGGGCGGCAGGGGGAGGGCGCCCGCGTCGGCCGCGGCGCTCGCGACGATCTCGAAGCCGACGCGGCCGATCGGCGCCGCCTCGGCCCACGCGACCCCCTCCACGCGCGCGGCCGAGGGCGCCTCGCGCGCGAGCCGGGACTGGAAGCGGAGCACCGCCTCGGGCGGCCCCTCGACGTCCACGTGCACGACGCCGCCGGCGTTGTGGGCGTGGCCCGCGAGCCCCTCTCCCGCGGCGAGCTTGGCGAGGAACGGGCGAAAGCCCACCCCCTGCACCGTGCCGCGCACCACCCCGAGCTGCCGCGTGACGCTCATCCGGCGATCTCCACCGAGAGCAGCTCCACCCCCGCCGGGTGCTCGGGCGCGAGCTCCAGCTCGAGGTCCAGCGCGCCGAAGCCCAGCTCCTCGCGCACGTGCTCGAAGTCCCCGCGGAAGTGCTCCGGGTCGGAGGACGCCATGGCGCCGAGCCGCACCCTCAGGCCGCGCAGGGTCCCGCCGCGACGCGTCGCCTCGTCCCGCGCGCGCGTCAAGAGGCGCGTCATCAAACCGTGCTCATGCATCGTGTCCTCTCAGCGCCGCGATCGCCCCGCGGGCGGCGGCGACCAGGTCGTCGACCCGCGCCTCCACCTCGGGCGTCAGGGCGTCGCCCGGGTCGAAGCGCGCCCCCCCGATCCCGAGGAAGATCCCGATCGGCAGCTCGCGGCCGAGCGCCTCGGCCAGCCGCAGGCTCTGCGCGACGCCGAGCCCGTGCGAGGAGAGCGGCTTGCCGTCGATCGTCGCGTGCGTCAGCTCGGCGAGGGGGAGCTCCACGATGGCCCCCGGCGGCGCGCCCGTGCGCACCACATCGAGCAGCACGGTGGGGCGTCGCGCGTCGAAGAGATCGAGCAGGCCTGCGCCCGGCCGCCCGGCGAGCAGGACCTCGACGTCCACGTCGGACGACAGCCGCCGCGCCGCCTCGAGCGCCGCGCCGTCGTCGCGCGCCATCTCGCTGCCCAGGCCGATCACGCGGATCACGCGCCCTCCTCGATGCGGAGATCCAGGAAATGCGTCGCGCACGAGATGCACGGGTCGTACGCGCGGATGAGCTGCTCGCACAGGTGCGTCGCGTCCGCGTGCGGCATCGCCGCGAGGGTGGGCCCGAGCCCGCGCAGGTCCTCCTCGATCCGCGCCTGGTTCTGGCTCGTCGGCGGCACGATGCGCGCGTCGCGGATCAGGCCCTCTGCGTCCACCTCGTAGCGGTGCCAGAGCAGCCCGCGCGGCGCCTCGGAGGCGCCGAACCCGACCCCCGCGCGCGGCGCGCTCTTCACGAACGGCGGCTCGGGCTCGATGTACGCGTCGAGGATGTCGCGCGCCTCCGCGAACGCGTGCGCCATCTCCACCGCGCGCACGACGATGGACCGATACGGGTTCTGCTCGCTCCGACCCAGGCCGACCTCCCGCATCACCTCGGCCGCGACCGGGTGCAGACGCTCGGCGTGAAAGTGCAAGCGCGCCATGGGGCCGCTGAGGTAGGCGACCCCGCCTGGCAGCCGCGCCTGGAGCGCGTTCGAGTGCGGCACCTGGTGCTCGTCGATGGTCTCGCCCCAGTCGTCGACGGACACGGGGTCTCGGTCGGACACGAGGATCCGGTCGCCGCTCTCGAGCGGGTAGCGCGTGTCGTCGAGGGCCACGAAGACGTAGGGCTGCGTGAAGTCGGGCGCGTCCAGCCCCGCGGCCCAGCGCACCGTCTCGAGGCACTCGTCGAGCCCCCGCGCGATCTGCTCGCGCAGCGCCGCCAGCTCGCCCTTGCGCGGCGCCCGGTGGAAGCCGCCGATCCGCGGCGAGACGGGGTGCGTGGCGCGGCCGCCGAGCTGCTCGAGGATCGCGTTGCCCGCTTTCTTCAGGCGCAGCCCCTGCTCCACCACGGCGCGGTGATCGGCGGCCATCTCCACCGCGCTCGGGTAGCCGAGGAAGTCCGGCGCGTGGAGCATGAAGACGTGCAGGGCGTGGCTCTCGATCCACTCCCCGCAATAGAGCAGACGGCGCAGCGCCCGGACGGGCTCGGTCAGCGTCACGCCGAAGGCCTGCTCGAGCGCGCGGCTCGCGCTGACCTGGTAGGCGACGGGGCAGATGCCGCAGATGCGCGCGACGATGTCGATGGTCTCCTCGGCCCCGCGCCCGCGCAGGAACGCCTCGAAGAAGCGGGGCGCCTCGAAGATCGAGAGCGCGGCGTCGACCACCTGCCCGTCCTTCATGGACAGGACGAAGCGGCCCTCGCCCTCCACTCGGGTCATCAGATCGACCCGGTAGGTGCGCTCCTCGACGTCACTCATGCTTGTCGCTCTCCTCCCGGAACGCGGGCGCCCACCCGTTGAAGCTGCGGAACGCGCGGGCGAGCTGGTCCTCGCTCATGCCGTCCTCGCGGAGGCGCGCCGCGAGCGGTCCGGTCGCCGCGCGCTCCTTCGGCCCGAAGCAGCCGTAGCAGCCCCGCGCGTAGCTCGGGCAGAGGGCCCCGCAGCCGGCGTGCGTGACGGGGCCGAGGCAGGGCTCGTCGCGCACCACGAGGACGCAGACGTTGCCGCGCCGCTTGCACTCCATGCACACGCTCTCGTCCCGGATGCGCGGCGCGCGCTTCACGAGGAAGGCGGTGATCAGCTCGAGCAGCTGGCCCTTGTCGATGGGGCAGCCGCGGAGCGCGTAGTCGACCTTCACGTGCTCGGCGATCGGCGTGCTCGTGGCCAGGGTGTCGACGTAGCGGGGGGTGGCATAGACGATCCGGAGGAACGCCTCGACGTCGCGGCCGTTGCGGAGCGCCTGGATGCCGCCGGCCGTCGCGCAGGCGCCGATGGTGACGAGCACGTCGCTCCGCGCGCGGATGGTCTCGATGGCCTCGCGCTGCTCGGGCGTCGAGACGCTGCCCTCCACCAGGGTCAGGTCGAAGCGGCCGCCGTCGTCGGCGCGGCTCGTGGCCTCCGCGAAGTAGACGATGTCGATCGCCCCCGCGAGCGGGAGCAGCTCGTCCTCGAGCCCGAGGAGCTGCAGCTGGCAGCCGTCGCAGGACGCGAGCTTGAAGACGCCGAGGCGAGGGCGCCGTTTCTCGGTCATCTAGAAGCCCTCCCGCCCGAAGAGGAAGCGCACCTGATCGAGCGAGAAGACCGGCCCGTCAGTGCAGACGAAGAAGGGCCCGTACTGGCAGCGGCCGCACGAGCCGGTCGCGCACTCCATGTGTCGCTCCATCGTCAGCCACGTGTGCGCGTCGTCGACCCCGAGCGCGCCGAGCGCCTGCGCCGCGTGCACCATCATGATCTCGGGCCCGCACATCATCGCCGACGCCCCCTCCGGCACCGACCCGCGGTCCAGCAGCCGCGTGACCACGCCCACGTTCCCCGTCCACTCGGGCGGCGCCTGGTCCACCGTGACGTGGAGCTTCAGCCCCGCGCCCTCCCAGCGGGCGAGCTCCTCGCCATAGAGCACGTCGTCCGGCGTGCGCGCGCCGTAGACGAGGTGCACCTCTGGGAAGCGCGCGCGGTCGGCGAGCATGTGCCGGATGGCCGCGCGCAGCGGGGCCAGGCCGATCCCGCCCGCGATCACGACGACCGGCGCGCCCGCCAGCTCCGCGAGCGGCCAACCCCGTCCGTAGGGCCCGCGAAACCCGACCTGCTGGCCGGCGGTGATCGCACAGAGCGCGGTGGTGGTGGCGCCGACCGCGCGGATGGTGTGCTCGAGCCCCCCCTCGTCGCCCGCGATCGAGATCGGCACCTCGCCGATCCCGGGCAAGGCGAGCTGCGAGAACTGCCCGGGCGCGAAGGCCGGCGCCGCGTCGAGCCGCAGCGTGACGACGTCGGCGCTCTCGCGGGTGACCGAGCGGACGGTCGCTTCGCGCGGCACGAGGTCTTCGTGCGCGTGGTCCGGGGTGACCCGGGGCGGCGGCAGGACGGCGCTTCCCTCGCCGTCCCAGAGGGCGTCGATCTCTTCGGTCAGGTCGATGCCGACCGGGCACCAGGCGATGCACCGGCCACAGCCCACGCAGCCGCTCGTGCCCGTCTGCGAGACCCAGCCGCCGACCTTGTGGGTGAGCCACTGGCGGTAGCGGTCCTTGGTGGTCGGTCGAAAGGTGCCGCCGTGGATGTAGGCGTGGTCCTCGTCGAAGCACGACGCCCAGAGGCGCTCCCGCTCGCCGCGCGAGCCGTCGAGGTCGGAGTCGTCGGTGGTGGTGGTGCAGAAGCAGGTGGGGCAGACGCTCGTGCAGTTGCCGCAGGCCAGGCAGCGATCGGCGACCTCGTCCCAGCGGGGGTGATCGAGCCGTCCGAAGAGCGCGGCGGGCAACCCCTCGGTGCGCATGTGCCGACCCATCTTCCCCGCCGAGGCCACCATCGCGTCGTCGAGCCACGCCTCGTCCGCGTCGCTCGCCTCGCGGGTGTCGAGAGCGTCGAGGATCGCGCGCCCGGCGTCGGTGTGCGCCTCGACCAGGAGCTCCTCTCCCCGCTCGGCCAGCGCGAGGTCGGCGCCCTCGGTCACGCGCGGGCCGGTCTCGGTGGAGGCGCAGAAGCAGAGCGCGCCCGGCTCGGTGCAGTGCACGGCCACCACCAGCGTGTCCTCGGACCGGCGCGCGTGGCGGGCGTCGCGGTGCGGGCCGCCCTCGAGGATGCTGCGCTGCACGCGCGCGGCCGCGAGATCGCAGGCGCGCACGCCGAGGAACGCCTTGGGCGAGGGCGCGGGCGCGACGGGCGCGAACCCGAGCTTGCCGTCCTCTCGCCGCTCGGCCTGGTAGAGGACCTCGCGCGAGGGGAAGAGGGTCTGCTTGAGCGAGTCGGGGCCGACCACCCAGCCGTCGAAGGTCGCGTCCCCCTCGCGGCTCAGCCGGTAGCGCCCGGGGCCCTGCGCGTCCGTCCACCCGCGCGGCAGCTCGCTCGCGTCCTCGAGAGGCAGCAGGCGCACCGCGCCGTCTCG from Sandaracinaceae bacterium encodes:
- a CDS encoding 4Fe-4S dicluster domain-containing protein; its protein translation is MRLLPLEDASELPRGWTDAQGPGRYRLSREGDATFDGWVVGPDSLKQTLFPSREVLYQAERREDGKLGFAPVAPAPSPKAFLGVRACDLAAARVQRSILEGGPHRDARHARRSEDTLVVAVHCTEPGALCFCASTETGPRVTEGADLALAERGEELLVEAHTDAGRAILDALDTREASDADEAWLDDAMVASAGKMGRHMRTEGLPAALFGRLDHPRWDEVADRCLACGNCTSVCPTCFCTTTTDDSDLDGSRGERERLWASCFDEDHAYIHGGTFRPTTKDRYRQWLTHKVGGWVSQTGTSGCVGCGRCIAWCPVGIDLTEEIDALWDGEGSAVLPPPRVTPDHAHEDLVPREATVRSVTRESADVVTLRLDAAPAFAPGQFSQLALPGIGEVPISIAGDEGGLEHTIRAVGATTTALCAITAGQQVGFRGPYGRGWPLAELAGAPVVVIAGGIGLAPLRAAIRHMLADRARFPEVHLVYGARTPDDVLYGEELARWEGAGLKLHVTVDQAPPEWTGNVGVVTRLLDRGSVPEGASAMMCGPEIMMVHAAQALGALGVDDAHTWLTMERHMECATGSCGRCQYGPFFVCTDGPVFSLDQVRFLFGREGF
- a CDS encoding hydrogenase maturation protease; its protein translation is MIRVIGLGSEMARDDGAALEAARRLSSDVDVEVLLAGRPGAGLLDLFDARRPTVLLDVVRTGAPPGAIVELPLAELTHATIDGKPLSSHGLGVAQSLRLAEALGRELPIGIFLGIGGARFDPGDALTPEVEARVDDLVAAARGAIAALRGHDA
- a CDS encoding Ni/Fe hydrogenase subunit alpha, giving the protein MSDVEERTYRVDLMTRVEGEGRFVLSMKDGQVVDAALSIFEAPRFFEAFLRGRGAEETIDIVARICGICPVAYQVSASRALEQAFGVTLTEPVRALRRLLYCGEWIESHALHVFMLHAPDFLGYPSAVEMAADHRAVVEQGLRLKKAGNAILEQLGGRATHPVSPRIGGFHRAPRKGELAALREQIARGLDECLETVRWAAGLDAPDFTQPYVFVALDDTRYPLESGDRILVSDRDPVSVDDWGETIDEHQVPHSNALQARLPGGVAYLSGPMARLHFHAERLHPVAAEVMREVGLGRSEQNPYRSIVVRAVEMAHAFAEARDILDAYIEPEPPFVKSAPRAGVGFGASEAPRGLLWHRYEVDAEGLIRDARIVPPTSQNQARIEEDLRGLGPTLAAMPHADATHLCEQLIRAYDPCISCATHFLDLRIEEGA
- a CDS encoding oxidoreductase, producing MTEKRRPRLGVFKLASCDGCQLQLLGLEDELLPLAGAIDIVYFAEATSRADDGGRFDLTLVEGSVSTPEQREAIETIRARSDVLVTIGACATAGGIQALRNGRDVEAFLRIVYATPRYVDTLATSTPIAEHVKVDYALRGCPIDKGQLLELITAFLVKRAPRIRDESVCMECKRRGNVCVLVVRDEPCLGPVTHAGCGALCPSYARGCYGCFGPKERAATGPLAARLREDGMSEDQLARAFRSFNGWAPAFREESDKHE